The following nucleotide sequence is from Anabaena sphaerica FACHB-251.
TACCAAAGGAGAAGAATTAGTCAATTTACATTTAATGAAATCTGAAACACTTGATAATTTAATTACAACTTATCAACCAATAGGAGATAATCAAATTACCGAAGTTACCTATAATTCAGAATTGCAAAGAGTTTATATAAATAAACAGAATTATTTTACAAATATTCCTCAACACATCTGGGAATTTAAAATTGGGGGATATCAAGTATTAGATAAATGGTTAAAAGATAGAAAAAACGCCAATCGTGTATTATCTGAAGATGAAATTATTCATTATCAAAAAATAGTAGTTGCTTTAACAGAAACCTTGCGGTTAATGCAGGAAATTGATACTTTAATTCCTGGTTTTCCAATAGAGTAAATATTCATGATAAAATTGTAGGTTGGGTTAAGCGACAGCGCAACCCAACAAAATCATAAAAAGTTGAGCATCAAAATGTTGGGTTTCCTTACGTCAACCCAACCTACGCAATTATAAATTCAACAGTGTATTTGCAATTTAAAATAATTCACTTACATTAATATTCACATCAGGAAAAGCTTGAATTGATAAAACTTGATTCTTCCCTAAATTCTTTACATCCTGATAAATTTCATCAATAGGATTTCTATAAACTTCTATAATTTCCTGATTAACATCCACTAACCAAACTTCAGGAATATTTGCTTCTGCATACAAAGGAATTTTCACTTCCCTATCATATTTTACCGTTGTATCGGCAACTTCTATTAACAAAAATATATCCTCTGGTTGGGGGTGTGAATTTCTATAAAAATCTGCACGGGGTTTTAATAATGCTATGTCTGGTTGGGGTTCAGAAGTTTCATTTAATTCTAAAGGATTCTGCACATTAATTAAAGCACGTCCTCCTAATAGCAATGCTAGTAAATTATTTAAAAATAGAACACAACCTGCGTGTCTTGTCCCAATAGGTGACATATCAATCATTTCCCCCCGAATTAACTCTACTCGGTCATTTTCGGTTAAAATACCAGATTCAGCCATTTGATGATATTGTTTAACTGTAAATTGGTGTCTGACTAAAGTAAGAGTCATTGTCACCTCCGTGTAAATTTGGTTTTTGACAAACAACAAAAATACGAAACTAGATATTTTCTATTGTATCTAAATATAGAAACTTTCCCAAAATACTATGAATAGCAAAACCAAAATATTAACTATTGCTGCTATCACCGTCACCGCTTCTGTTTTCACAGTGGGAATGGTTACTGCACAGACGAAATTAACCAGTCAATCAAAAGTAACTATTAATGGTATTGGTGCGGTAAAGGCAGGAATGAATCTTCCTGAAGCAGCATCTGCTGCTGCAAATACGCGTTTATATATTGTCCCTTCTGCCGGCGATAGCTGTTACTATCTTCAAACAGAAGGAGAACTAAAAGGTATATCGTTTATGGTGACAAAAGATGATGCTAAAAGTCGTCAGAAATATATCACCAGTGATGTTATCGCTAGGGTAGATATTGATAACCCAAATATCACCACAGTTTCAGGAGCAAAAATTGGTGATACAGAAGCACGAATTAAATCACTTTATCCCGGACAAATTAAAGTTACTCCTCATAATTATGTCAGAAATGGACATTATCTAACTTTGATACCCAAAGATAAAGCTGACCAAAATTTTAGAGTTATTTTTGAAACTGATGGACAGCGTGTAACTAGATATAGGTCAGGTAAATTACCAGAAGTAGAATTTGTGGAGGGATGTAGTTAAATATTAGGAGTCAGGAGTTTAATTATTTCCTGACTTAAATAATACCTTTCAAATAACCCCTCAACCACTTTCTAAAACCATGATGATATAATTGATATTTAGTTTCTTTACCCTCGCGTGTTTCTTGCAGAAATTCTAACCAAGTTTCCATAATTTCCGCTACATCCAAAACATCAGCTTTGATAATTTTACTAATAGCTACGGTTGACATCGTTTGAGTTTCTTCAGCAGTTAAAACCCGCAATATATCCATCGCAACATCAGATAAACCCTGACCTTGCATCTTTTGCCAATGTTGTTGATAATAGGTTTCTAAATCTGGGGGAATTTGCTCAAAATTATTTGCAGAATAAAAACCATTAGCTATTGCTTTTAAAATTTGTTGCACATACATAAAATTATCTTCATTTTCAGCAAGCAGATTTGACCTCTCCCCCAACCCCTCTCCTGCGAGGAGAGGGGAGTTAGAAAATTCTTGTTCCCCCATTCCCTGGTAGGGAAGGGGGGTTAGGGGGGTTAGGTTTCTCTCATTTTCATTTAATTCTGACCTCTCCCCCAACCCCTCTCCTACAAGGAGAGGGGAGTTAGAAAATTCTTGTTCCCCCATTCCCTGGTAGGGAAGGGGGGTTAGGGGGGTTAGGTTTCTCCGAATATATGCTTGAATATCCTGCCGATTTTCCACTGGATAATCTGCTAAATCTAAAATCTCTGATGGTGCTTCAATTAACAAGCCACTATGGGATTTTTGATAGGGACGACGAGCGAAAATAAAATAAATTTGATCCGGTAAATATCGCGGTAGATAAAATAAATTCGTTCCTACAGCTTGACTATTTATATCAATTCCATCCAAACCATCAATGACAATAATTATTTTCTGATCTGGTAATTTCTCGCTGACTTGTTGCAATAAAGTAGAAAATAACCAACTTCCCTCATTTGCATTGATAAATCCTGTCTCCCTCATCGTTTGCGGGGAGGGTTGGGGAGGGGTGCTAGATAATTTCTCTAACAATAAATTTAACTGTGTACAAACCTCTGGAAAAAATGCCTCAACTCGATTTTTACCGGCAATTTGGGCATTGTAATAAATAGTATGGGGATTTTGGCGCACAAATTGGGCAAGAATGGCACTTTTACCGCTACCGGGTACACCCACAATGGTGAAATAACCCTTGGGGTAACGGTGGAGAAAATTATTAATTGCAGTGAAGATAAAATCACGACCGACAAAATTTTCACTCTTTGCTAAAGCAGAGAAAGATAAACTATTCATCTGTCACCTTTCAAAGCAATTCTAACTGTTGATGTTTAGCATCTTCTGTAGTCTCTTCCTTTTTTATCTTACCTTTTTCTTTACCAGGACGATTAGTAGGTATTAACAATATTGAATCTTCATCTTGTTCAATTTTTCGTTCAATTATTCCTGCAAAACGAAACCAAGAAAGTAATCTGCTAGTATAATGGTCAAATTTATCCCTTTTCTGTACCTTCTTTTTAGTAGATATTGTTAATAATGGGAGTTCAATATCTTCATATTCATCTTCAGATTCACTAGAATATAATGTTTTTAATAAGTCTTTAAGCATATCCTTTTTAAAATATTTTCCAGTCTTAATTTTATGTTTATTTTTACAGATTTCTTTAATAACTAGATGTTCTTCCAATTGTTCTCTTAAATAATCTGAGATTTCATTATCATCTTTATCTAATAAATCTTTTTTGATTTTAATTGATTTGGTTTTTGTATCATATTCAACCTGGAAAAAATGACGTAAATCGCTAATAATATTATTAACATTATCAATATTCTCAGGTTTAGTGTTATTTTTATTTCTTTTATTTCTAGATTGAGATTTATTTTCTGTTTTTATCAGATTATGTTCGAGCAGTTTATTGATTAATTGCTCCTTAGTTATTTCCGTTTCCAGTAAACGGAATACCTTTAATATAGAATCTACAGGACGTTTAGGGATGTAAGTTATACTCAAATCTGGTAATGTAATGTCCTTGTTTAAAATATACTCACGCAAAATATCATCTCTAACTATGTATTCAGTATCAGATTCAATAATCAAGTTTTTCTCTATTAAAACTTGTATTTCTTTTTCATAAGATTCCAATATATTAGACTCAAAATTGGCTATTTTCTCTAAACATTGACGTTCTCTGAGTTGTAAATTCTTCTTTAAATCACTTTCAAGCATATTAATCACCAATTTATGAATATCTTGTGTTTTTATAGGAAAATTAGAATCTAACGGAGGATTACAAAATTTAGTTAATAACCTTCTAAGTAACCATGGGAAAGCAGAATATTTATTTAAAATCCAGTCTTCTAATTGTTGTATTTTTTTTAATTCTTGAGATTTATTTCGTTTCTCTTTTAACCATTTTTTAAAAATTTCAATGCAATTTTTAGGTTCTTCATCTAAAAGCTGACTGATTGTAACTAATTCCATTTTGTCTGTTATCAATTTTTCCCACCTAAATCTTATATTTGGATCTAAACCTAAAGATATTGCACTTGTCCAAGAAAACCCTAATACTATACTTGTTTTATCATAGGCGAATTCATGAATTAATTGCTCGAAAAAATCAAATGTACTTTCTCTGCTTGGTTGTCTTAGTAGATGATCAAAGTGATCAAAGAATATCACAATAACCTTATCATTTTCATTTAAGTAGTTTAATACTTTTTTTATCGCTGGTTGTCGCAAGAAGAGTGAATATTCTGCTGGTTCTATTTCATCATATATAGATGGAGGTAGGTCAATGAATTTTTTATCAATTGCATTATAAATAGCTTTTTTAATTGCTACATACCCAAAATCAAAATGTTCAGTTTTTGTAATTTTTGTATCAAACTGCTCAAAAAACACATTTTTACTATTACTTTCTGATTGTAATTTCAAAATTAAAGATGATTTTCCCATACCATAATTACCTTCAAAGCAAATAAGGTGTTTTTCGGCTTTACCTTTTCTTATGTTGTCTATAAAGTCCCAAAAATGTTTTTTCTCTCTATCTCTACCAACAAAATGTTCAGGGTTACATGAGTAATTGTTAGTGTTGAAATCTTCATCAAATTTAACTGGTAAAAGTGTATCACTAAATTCTTGTTTAGATGATTCATTTACAGCATTGATTATAGCTTCAAGGGTTGTTTTTGTAATTTTTTTGGATTCAATCTCTATATTAGATTTTTGATAACTTTGATTACTGAATAGATAATAATATTCTGCCTCTGGAGGAAGAACAAGGGAACTAGCATTAAAACATTTTAAAATAAGTTTGTCCTTAATATCAGTAACTTGCTTATGTAGTATAGTTTTTGATTTTTCAAAATATTTTGATAGAGAATTCAATAAACTATCGTCTATACTATCTAACCCAGGTGTTTTCCTAAGTTCTATTTTTTTAAATACCTTAATAATAGTTTTTACGTCTGTTTCATTATTTAACTTATCATTAAACCAATTCTTTAAGTCTTTATCTATATCTAGATTATATATGTCAACTTTCTGAGTTAAACTTAATAGGTATTTCAAGTTATTTTTATTGTCGGTTTCGTCCCAAAATCCACAATTAGCAGCTATTATATATTTTTCAAATTTGTCAGGATATTTTAACTCATGTTGTATAAATCTTCTAATTGATTTAATTACTTGATCGTCATAACTTTTAAATGGGTGTTGTTCTTTCTCTTTAGTTTTAACTTGAATACCAATAAATTTACCATCAACTGTTTCTAATTCTATATCTTCGTGGTGTTCACAATATATAGCACTTATTTCATTTTTATCATCTAATAATGACAAAGATAATATTGCTGCATAAGTAATTTGATAACGAAAACGTCTCAATGTGTCGTCACCTCGATCTTGACTTATCAAGTCTGCTGGTGTTTTTGATTTATTCATAAACTTTAATAAACTGTAATATCAAAACTCAAAACTAACCCCATAACAACAAAAGCAAGCTTTCAATGCGTACATTTGGCAAATTCAGTTAGGATATAAAGTTAAAATTGCCATCGGTACGCTATCAGCAGTTTTTACTTTTGCTAGTGTTTGTTTATTTTACACTGGCAAAATTGAACAAAGCCATCTTAACATCGGTGTAGGTGTAATTTCTAGCTTGGTTGGTTTTAAATCTGCCAATGATAGCAAGAATGAATTAAAGAAACTGTTAGAAAGCTGTGAAATAGTCAACAATTGACAATTATTCCCATGCTGGGATCAGGTTGATTTGTTAGCTTCCACACCCACCCGGAAATCAATTTCTAGGCAATAGCAAAAGTGCGTTAAAACGCACTCTGAAAATAGTCGGTTTTAACCGACTTCAGCTTTGAGACAGGGAATTTATTCCCTGGCTATAATATATGTCTATATATCTATAAACCAGATCCCCGACTTCTTTTTTTATCTTGTCCATAAATTTGAAAATTCCTGCTAGAAGTCGGGGATCT
It contains:
- a CDS encoding TRADD-N-associated membrane domain-containing protein; protein product: MQLGYKVKIAIGTLSAVFTFASVCLFYTGKIEQSHLNIGVGVISSLVGFKSANDSKNELKKLLESCEIVNN
- a CDS encoding Uma2 family endonuclease; its protein translation is MTLTLVRHQFTVKQYHQMAESGILTENDRVELIRGEMIDMSPIGTRHAGCVLFLNNLLALLLGGRALINVQNPLELNETSEPQPDIALLKPRADFYRNSHPQPEDIFLLIEVADTTVKYDREVKIPLYAEANIPEVWLVDVNQEIIEVYRNPIDEIYQDVKNLGKNQVLSIQAFPDVNINVSELF
- a CDS encoding dsDNA nuclease domain-containing protein is translated as MNKSKTPADLISQDRGDDTLRRFRYQITYAAILSLSLLDDKNEISAIYCEHHEDIELETVDGKFIGIQVKTKEKEQHPFKSYDDQVIKSIRRFIQHELKYPDKFEKYIIAANCGFWDETDNKNNLKYLLSLTQKVDIYNLDIDKDLKNWFNDKLNNETDVKTIIKVFKKIELRKTPGLDSIDDSLLNSLSKYFEKSKTILHKQVTDIKDKLILKCFNASSLVLPPEAEYYYLFSNQSYQKSNIEIESKKITKTTLEAIINAVNESSKQEFSDTLLPVKFDEDFNTNNYSCNPEHFVGRDREKKHFWDFIDNIRKGKAEKHLICFEGNYGMGKSSLILKLQSESNSKNVFFEQFDTKITKTEHFDFGYVAIKKAIYNAIDKKFIDLPPSIYDEIEPAEYSLFLRQPAIKKVLNYLNENDKVIVIFFDHFDHLLRQPSRESTFDFFEQLIHEFAYDKTSIVLGFSWTSAISLGLDPNIRFRWEKLITDKMELVTISQLLDEEPKNCIEIFKKWLKEKRNKSQELKKIQQLEDWILNKYSAFPWLLRRLLTKFCNPPLDSNFPIKTQDIHKLVINMLESDLKKNLQLRERQCLEKIANFESNILESYEKEIQVLIEKNLIIESDTEYIVRDDILREYILNKDITLPDLSITYIPKRPVDSILKVFRLLETEITKEQLINKLLEHNLIKTENKSQSRNKRNKNNTKPENIDNVNNIISDLRHFFQVEYDTKTKSIKIKKDLLDKDDNEISDYLREQLEEHLVIKEICKNKHKIKTGKYFKKDMLKDLLKTLYSSESEDEYEDIELPLLTISTKKKVQKRDKFDHYTSRLLSWFRFAGIIERKIEQDEDSILLIPTNRPGKEKGKIKKEETTEDAKHQQLELL
- a CDS encoding ATP-binding protein, with amino-acid sequence MNSLSFSALAKSENFVGRDFIFTAINNFLHRYPKGYFTIVGVPGSGKSAILAQFVRQNPHTIYYNAQIAGKNRVEAFFPEVCTQLNLLLEKLSSTPPQPSPQTMRETGFINANEGSWLFSTLLQQVSEKLPDQKIIIVIDGLDGIDINSQAVGTNLFYLPRYLPDQIYFIFARRPYQKSHSGLLIEAPSEILDLADYPVENRQDIQAYIRRNLTPLTPLPYQGMGEQEFSNSPLLVGEGLGERSELNENERNLTPLTPLPYQGMGEQEFSNSPLLAGEGLGERSNLLAENEDNFMYVQQILKAIANGFYSANNFEQIPPDLETYYQQHWQKMQGQGLSDVAMDILRVLTAEETQTMSTVAISKIIKADVLDVAEIMETWLEFLQETREGKETKYQLYHHGFRKWLRGYLKGII